From Mercenaria mercenaria strain notata chromosome 17, MADL_Memer_1, whole genome shotgun sequence, the proteins below share one genomic window:
- the LOC128549941 gene encoding NAD-dependent protein deacetylase sirtuin-3, mitochondrial-like, with translation MMILRSLMAAVRKGSSGALERVPSAGTRNKPVGAPLRAIHPNSSPVYKTQSETAITAGLSKLTINDNKNRPLQKRVLSGKASSNGLVKNVADAAGRLQMEAVKNVVIVAGAGISTPSGIPDFRSPGTGLYDNLQQYNIPYPEAIFDIDYFFLNPRPFFTLAKELYPSGKYRPNYIHYFVRLLYDKGLLLRMYTQNIDGLERCKLHVSYGRKTNPFLGKTLTLIC, from the exons ATGATGATATTAAGATCACTGATGGCTGCAGTACGGAAAG GGTCATCAGGGGCCTTAGAGAGGGTGCCATCTGCTGGTACCAGAAACAAACCTGTTGGTGCGCCCCTAAGAGCCATTCACCCTAACAGCAGTCCAGTGTATAAAACCCAGTCAGAGACAGCCATCACTGCAGGactttcaaaattaacaataaatgacaataaaaatagACCATTACAAAA GAGAGTGTTGTCAGGTAAGGCAAGCTCGAATGGTTTGGTTAAAAATGTTGCAGATGCAGCTGGAAGGTTACAGATGGAAGCCGTAAAGAATGTTGTTATAGTAGCAGGAGCTGGAATCAGTACCCCGAGTGGAATACCAGACTTCAG GTCACCTGGTACAGGACTGTATGACAACTTACAGCAGTATAATATACCATACCCAGAAGCCATCTTCGATATAGACTACTTCTTCTTGAATCCTCGCCCGTTCTTCACCCTGGCAAAGGAGCTGTACCCATCAGGAAAATACCGACCAAACTATATCCATTACTTCGTCAGGCTGTTGTATGATAAAGGTCTACTTCTACGCATGTATACACAAAATATAGATGGGCTTGAAAGATGTAAGTTACATGTATCATATGGACGTAAGACAAACCCTTTTCTAGGGAAAACCCTCACACTgatttgttag